In Eubalaena glacialis isolate mEubGla1 chromosome 4, mEubGla1.1.hap2.+ XY, whole genome shotgun sequence, one DNA window encodes the following:
- the RTBDN gene encoding retbindin: MACRGCTRPRGLAWALQLTLAWILLGACGGSHPLPARSQRHHRLATNLGTSQLHLAEMNTPEALDPGIVSVRCGDLSPGCESFLGHLQVALRSRFHLLLLGVRQTHPLCSELCDAWFATCESDIICSPTWLPLLEKRGCEPGCTTYGQTFADGAELCRSFLGYAVPVADPGSGHCLNISISVLPRPRHARRARETTFRRSRRPRTWILDAASSGSGSGSGSGP; encoded by the exons ATGGCCTGCAGGGGTTGCACTCGACCcaggggcctggcctgggccctGCAACTGACCCTGGCATGGATCCTGCTGGGGGCTTGTGGAGGGAGCCACCCACTCCCAGCTAGATCCCAGAGACACCATAGGCTGGCAACCAATCTGGGCACAAGCCAGCTGCACCTGGCAG AGATGAACACACCAGAGGCATTGGACCCTGGGATCGTCTCAGTGCGCTGTGGGGACCTGAGCCCCGG GTGTGAATCCTTCCTGGGACACCTCCAGGTTGCCCTCCGCAGTCGTTTCCACCTGCTGCTATTGGGGGTACGCCAGACACATCCTCTCTGCTCGGAGCTCTGCGATGCCTG GTTTGCCACCTGCGAAAGTGATATCATCTGCAGCCCGACTTGGCTCCCACTCCTAGAAAAGAGGGGCTGCGAACCTGGCTGCACCACCTATGGGCAG ACTTTTGCTGACGGAGCGGAACTTTGCCGCTCGTTTCTGGGCTACGCGGTACCAGTGGCGGATCCTGGCTCTGGTCACTGCCTCAACATTTCCATCTCGGTGCTGCCGCGTCCCAGACACGCACGGAGGGCCCGGGAAACCACTTTCCGGCGCTCCCGCCGCCCTCGCACCTGGATCCTGGACGCTGCGAGCAGCGGAAGTGGCAGTGGAAGTGGAAGCGGCCCCTAG